The Candidatus Arthromitus sp. SFB-mouse-Japan genome includes a region encoding these proteins:
- a CDS encoding hemerythrin domain-containing protein, producing the protein MELDNKKPAQGNFLQFGELKKTIKFEDFLSKSSDEIISFIIDHYHANLRKTIPNLTKTLLKIMDHHIHEYKDLFWEIHEIFSKIRGIFESHLILEEKLIFEPMKKFNSQKITKNSPEYELMERSIKEAVEEHYVIGPSLKKITDLTNDFVAPKNACGSISKFYLELKEFKDDVITHSQIENSILFPRFVDL; encoded by the coding sequence ATGGAATTAGATAATAAGAAGCCTGCTCAAGGTAACTTTTTACAATTTGGTGAATTAAAAAAGACTATAAAATTCGAAGATTTTTTATCAAAAAGTTCAGATGAAATTATATCTTTTATCATAGATCATTATCATGCAAATCTTAGAAAAACAATACCAAATTTAACTAAAACATTATTAAAAATTATGGATCACCATATCCACGAGTACAAAGACTTATTTTGGGAAATACATGAAATATTTTCAAAAATAAGAGGTATATTTGAATCTCATTTAATATTAGAAGAAAAGTTAATTTTTGAACCTATGAAAAAATTCAATTCACAAAAAATCACAAAAAATAGTCCTGAATATGAATTAATGGAAAGATCTATAAAAGAAGCTGTAGAAGAACACTATGTAATAGGACCTTCACTAAAAAAGATAACTGATCTTACAAATGATTTTGTGGCTCCAAAAAATGCATGTGGAAGCATATCTAAATTTTATCTTGAATTAAAGGAATTTAAAGATGATGTTATAACTCATTCACAGATAGAAAATTCCATACTCTTCCCAAGATTTGTAGATTTATAA